A section of the Scleropages formosus chromosome 12, fSclFor1.1, whole genome shotgun sequence genome encodes:
- the arsh gene encoding arylsulfatase D: MVMGVLKSRKFCVWLTLLSVVVGKEVTGEHDKPNFVLMMVDDLGIGDVGCYGNDTIRTPNIDRLAQEGVKLTQHIAAAPLCTPSRTAFMTGRYALRSGMASPGRAQVILFLAGSGGLPPNETTFAKLLQKEGYTTGIVGKWHLGVNCEHRTDHCHLPNNHGFDYFYGLPFTYFKNCLPGEGTDVLADVQEALRDVTVLLGLAAVTLTAARIAGLLAVSPRLVAAPALLCLLALSVWYMPFQRLQTWNCIVMRNGDVVEQPLDSDALTGRLVDEAEGFLERHQHKPFLLFLSLAHVHTPLFRSKTFAGRSKHGLYGDNVEEVDWIIGRAVGAVEKLGLSNKTLMYFTSDHGGHIEDNERGGWNGIYRGGKAMGGWEGGIRVPGLFRWTGRLPAGRVIDEPTSLMDVFPTVVGLAGGELPTDRLVDGRDLLPLLEGRAERSEHEFMFHYCGTYLNAVRWRPPDGDTVFKAHLFTPNFFPEGAGGCHDIKICRCHGSFVTYHDPPLLFDLARDPSESTPLTPQSEPRYTEVLRRIAKATVEHRKTLTPVPSQMSWSKMLWRPWLQPCCGTFPFCSCSESKSMNL; the protein is encoded by the exons ATGGTCATGGGAGTCCTGAAGAGTCGCAA GTTCTGCGTGTGGCTAACCCTCCTGTCGGTTGTGGTCGGAAAGGAGGTGACGGGTGAACATGACAAGCCCAACTTTGTCCTTATGATGGTCGATGATCTGGGCATTGGGGATGTCGGTTGCTATGGGAACGACACAATAAG GACCCCCAACATTGACCGGCTGGCCCAGGAGGGGGTGAAGCTCACCCAACACATCGCCGCCGCTCCCCTgtgcacccccagcaggacggCCTTCATGACAGGGCGTTATGCCCTGCGCTCAG GGATGGCCAGCCCTGGAAGAGCACAGGTCATCCTGTTTCTGGCGGGATCTGGGGGCCTTCCTCCCAACGAGACCACCTTCGCCAAGCTCCTGCAGAAGGAGGGCTACACCACCGGCATCGTGG GGAAGTGGCACCTGGGGGTGAACTGCGAGCACAGGACCGATCACTGCCACCTCCCCAACAACCACGGTTTCGACTACTTCTACGGTCTGCCCTTCACCTACTTCAAGAACTGCCTGCCGGGGGAGGGCACGGATGTGTTGGCCGACGTGCAGGAGGCGCTGCGGGACGTGACTGTGCTCCTGGGGCTGGCGGCAGTTACGCTGACCGCCGCGCGGATCGCCGGCCTCCTGGCCGTGAGTCCGAGGCTGGTGGCGGCGCCGGCGCTCCTGTGCCTCCTGGCGCTCTCCGTCTGGTACATGCCCTTCCAGCGGCTGCAGACCTGGAACTGCATCGTCATGCGGAACGGGGACGTGGTCGAGCAGCCGCTCGACTCGGACGCCTTGACCGGAAGGCTCGTGGACGAGGCAGAGGGGTTTCTGGAAAG ACATCAGCACAAACCCTTCCTCCTTTTCCTGTCGCTGGCACATGTGCACACCCCGCTGTTCAGGTCCAAAACCTTTGCAGGGAGAAGCAAACATGGACTGTATGGGGATAACGTGGAGGAAGTGGACTGGATCATcg gccGAGCGGTGGGAGCCGTCGAGAAGCTTGGCCTCTCCAACAAAACCCTGATGTACTTCACGTCGGACCACGGGGGTCACATCGAGGACAACGAGAGGGGAGGCTGGAACGGCATCTACAGAG GAGGGAAAGCCATGGGTGGTTGGGAAGGGGGTATCCGTGTCCCTGGGCTCTTCCGCTGGACAGGACGACTGCCCGCCGGGAGGGTCATTGACGAGCCCACCAGCCTCATGGACGTGTTCCCCACCGTGGTGGGGCTGGCGGGAGGAGAGCTGCCCACAGACAG GCTCGTGGACGGCCGCgacctgctgcccctgctggAGGGCAGAGCCGAGCGCTCGGAGCACGAGTTCATGTTCCATTACTGCGGGACGTACCTCAACGCTGTGCGCTGGCGCCCCCCGGACG GCGACACTGTTTTTAAGGCCCACCTCTTCACCCCCAACTTCTTCCCCGAGGGGGCCGGCGGCTGCCACGACATCAAGATCTGCCGGTGCCACGGGAGCTTTGTGACCTACCACGACCCCCCGCTGCTGTTCGACCTGGCACGGGACCCGTCTGAGAGCACGCCGCTCACGCCCCAGTCGGAGCCCCGCTACACAGAGGTGTTGCGGCGTATCGCCAAGGCCACGGTGGAGCACAGGAAGACCCTCACGCCGGTCCCTAGCCAGATGTCCTGGAGCAAGATGCTGTGGAGGCCCTGGCTGCAACCCTGCTGCGGGACGTTCCCCTTCTGCTCCTGCTCGGAATCCAAGAGTATGAACttgtag